A single Lolium perenne isolate Kyuss_39 chromosome 6, Kyuss_2.0, whole genome shotgun sequence DNA region contains:
- the LOC127305180 gene encoding uncharacterized protein has protein sequence MSKTSVTKSDPYFDYLVDKFINAIAADVKANSSCDDIDYKTVHKRQTSEYARSALLHYNCEGEKKVKYELVEAITSYGIMDSDGLYVHVNFTAMNTENSEVDFFFAELRWVSDKEASVPTCVVTLEEKQRVGGFDGTDCSNYKDEMDFRVDIQHCYACGADLMHPKDGKLYEIGHISMSKSYGYDLR, from the exons ATGTCCAAAACATCGGTCAC GAAGTCGGATCCTTATTTTGATTATCTCGTGGACAAGTTTATAAACGCAATCGCTGCTGATGTGAAAGCAAACTCATCATGTGATGACATCGATTATAAGACAGTTCATAAACGTCAAACCAGTGAGTATGCAAGGAGTGCACTGCTGCACTATAACTGCGAAGGAGAGAAAAAG GTCAAGTATGAACTAGTTGAAGCAATTACTAGCTACGGAATCATGGACTCAGACGGCTTGTACGTGCATGTAAATTTCACTGCAATGAACACCGAAAATTCAGAGGTGGACTTCTTTTTCGCAGAGTTGCGTTGGGTTAGTGATAAGGAGGCTTCTGTACCCACATGTGTAGTTACGTTGGAAGAGAAACAAAGAGTTG GTGGGTTTGATGGCACAGATTGTAGCAATTACAAGGATGAGATGGACTTCCGTGTTGACATTCAACACTGCTATGCTTGTGGAGCAGATCTGATGCACCCTAAGGATGGAAAACTGTATGAAATTGGCCATATATCAATGAGCAAGAGTTATGGTTACGATCTTAGGTAG
- the LOC127305183 gene encoding F-box/LRR-repeat protein 14-like has translation MEGLPELLIAEIVKRITSTTDRSSLSLVSKQLYTIEAEHRDAIRVGCGLDPTTEALTSLFSRFPNLWKVEINYSGWTSSHGDQLDNQGLHVLSSHCPLLSDLTLSNCLYIDDTGLGYVSSYCKKLRSLRLNYAPEITSTGLSQVAVSCRYLSVLHLVGCTAVDNVEWLEYLGRYGSLEELVVKDCNGISQYDLLKFGPGWVNLQKFEFEINGNYWMGAVQDPAYKVGYPYRYDICCDNLKDLRLAHIVTMPEIGLRFLLGKCKALETLYLEYVIGLDESEMIALFQRCSNLNTISLRFMPLRCGYDFRTPLTDDSLKALALSCPMLQVVELTFTFINPIYPTEIGFTQEGIVALIQSCPIRALVLNGAIIFDDEGMKGISSTQFLETLELVDCESITDAGMDFIVQAPCLSSLTLRECKNVTDAGMAALVSSQKLESLTVIGCCQISQEGVRGAAKTVRYSAQIESHDSLKGMNMRGSGHQSTVKAIFGC, from the coding sequence ATGGAGGGCCTCCCAGAGCTACTGATTGCAGAGATTGTCAAGAGGATCACCAGTACAACTGATCGTAGTTCTCTTTCCCTCGTGTCGAAGCAGCTCTACACCATCGAGGCGGAGCACAGGGATGCTATCCGTGTTGGCTGTGGACTTGACCCTACAACAGAAGCCTTGACATCTCTGTTCTCCCGGTTCCCCAATTTGTGGAAAGTAGAGATCAATTACTCTGGTTGGACGTCCAGTCATGGGGACCAGCTGGACAACCAAGGCCTCCATGTTCTATCATCTCACTGCCCCTTGCTATCTGATCTCACTTTAAGCAACTGCTTGTACATTGATGACACCGGTCTTGGCTACGTATCATCATACTGCAAAAAGTTGAGGTCCCTGAGGCTGAACTATGCACCAGAAATAACTTCTACTGGGCTTTCTCAGGTGGCGGTTAGTTGCAGGTATCTTTCTGTTCTCCACCTTGTTGGCTGTACGGCAGTAGACAATGTAGAGTGGCTGGAGTACCTTGGGAGATATGGATCATTGGAAGAACTTGTTGTAAAGGATTGCAATGGAATCAGCCAGTATGACCTCCTAAAATTTGGTCCAGGATGGGTGAATCTCCAAAAGTTTGAGTTTGAGATTAATGGAAACTACTGGATGGGTGCAGTCCAGGATCCCGCATACAAGGTTGGCTATCCATATAGATATGACATCTGTTGCGATAATCTGAAGGATCTTAGGTTGGCTCATATTGTAACCATGCCAGAAATTGGACTTCGTTTTCTCCTAGGGAAGTGCAAAGCATTGGAGACACTCTACCTGGAATATGTTATTGGTCTAGATGAGAGTGAGATGATTGCACTATTCCAGAGGTGTAGCAACCTTAATACCATATCACTTCGGTTCATGCCTCTGCGATGTGGTTACGATTTTAGGACGCCACTAACCGATGACAGCCTCAAGGCGCTAGCCCTCAGCTGCCCTATGCTTCAGGTTGTTGAGCTCACCTTCACATTTATCAATCCCATTTACCCAACTGAAATAGGCTTCACACAAGAGGGTATTGTGGCGCTCATCCAATCCTGTCCAATTCGTGCCCTTGTGCTCAATGGTGCCATCATATTTGATGACGAGGGGATGAAGGGCATCTCATCCACACAGTTCCTAGAGACACTCGAGCTCGTGGATTGCGAGTCTATAACTGATGCTGGGATGGATTTCATTGTCCAGGCTCCTTGTTTGAGTAGTCTCACACTCCGGGAATGTAAGAATGTGACTGATGCTGGAATGGCTGCGCTGGTAAGTTCACAGAAGCTGGAGTCACTGACCGTTATTGGCTGCTGTCAGATCTCCCAGGAGGGTGTGCGAGGGGCTGCCAAAACAGTTCGCTATTCTGCGCAGATTGAAAGCCACGACAGTCTGAAAGGAATGAACATGCGCGGCAGTGGACACCAGTCGACCGTGAAGGCGATCTTTGGCTGTTAA
- the LOC127305182 gene encoding uncharacterized protein, producing the protein MEHGQPAPQKPALEPCHGQPAPLRPAMVPGHDAPAPQQPVMEPGHDVPIVASGQQPWEYSLRKYLLLLATLVATVTYDAGFNPPGGVWQEGARDDASQGQRLAGDPVIRDTHYGRYLAFFYCNATAFAASLVVIVLILILAVRHDKVKEKKGVTSDVVLLRLFMLLDLLSLMGAYAAGTCRDKVSTVYSVLLVAVVFLYIVITKLLDWWFPHKTSNSGSGGAMPGGPIGVPHPDPGSVPKVEEKKDQKAQERLRKVVMLLATFAVSITYVAGLSTPGGFWDSTGGSHRPGDAILKEHHSLRLTVFLLCNTTAFVASLFIIMLLIIKVKKLHQKTARSLQLALYLCIVVALVGLVVAYAAGSCRHTDTTIYVLSLVGAVVAFILLLFLHAYFTSPSKLLSSRSSPAQQTAEIQNKETDDNVSAREALDKARSLVLLLATLAATITYTAGLNPPGGLWQDNGDRHMAGDPILLTTDARRYRIFFYCNSVALVASLVAIVLVQTERLVKHHVLEAAMIFDLFGLIGAYAAGSCRDVNHSIYAMALAGAVLVYVVIHVIFLTLDHKDKKDDAKDRLLEKRRKRLLLFAILAATITYQAGLTPPGGFLLQDDELGHHAGDPVLLYNYPRRYNAFFYCNSVSFMLSISLILLLVNPNLYRPAIRSNALSVCTAVGLFCLMGAYAAGSTQHLKTSIYIFVLVAVVLFVAAGLLLVFLMKEINGNGNSAAVPPIEQDEEQKNFLMKEINGNGNSAAVPPIEQDEEQKKKEADERKESEEERKKHVRRKYLMLLGILVASVTYQAGLEPPGGAWQSSSNGYEAGDPVMHDNRRPRYLAFFYSNSVSFVASIVVIIMLLPHWLPNNKGEEWEEWSLRVMNWTIILDLVALLGSYAAGSNRGWKTSVYVFALIVAVLGYFAIHLTLSFLFDRRKKQGSQPPV; encoded by the exons ATGGAGCACGGCCAGCCAGCACCTCAGAAGCCGGCATTGGAGCCCTGCCACGGCCAGCCAGCACCTCTGCGGCCGGCAATGGTGCCCGGGCATGACGCACCAGCACCTCAGCAGCCGGTAATGGAGCCCGGCCACGACGTGCCGATAGTGGCGTCCGGGCAGCAGCCGTGGGAGTACAGCCTGCGGAAGTACCTGCTGCTGCTGGCCACCCTGGTGGCCACCGTGACATACGACGCCGGCTTCAACCCGCCGGGGGGCGTCTGGCAGGAGGGCGCCCGCGACGACGCCAGCCAAGGTCAACGACTCGCCGGCGACCCCGTCATCCGCGACACCCACTACGGCCGGTACCTCGCCTTCTTCTACTGCAATGCCACCGCGTTCGCCGCGTCGCTTGTGGTCATCGTCCTCATCCTCATCCTCGCCGTCCGGCACGACAAggtgaaggagaagaagggcgtcACCTCCGACGTCGTGCTGCTGCGGCTTTTCATGTTGCTCGACCTGCTCAGCCTCATGGGCGCCTACGCCGCCGGCACCTGCCGGGACAAGGTCTCCACTGTTTACTCCGTGCTGCTGGTTGCCGTCGTCTTCCTCTACATCGTGATTACCAAGTTGCTGGACTGGTGGTTTCCACACAAAACCTCCAACTCCGGCTCCGGCGGGGCGATGCCTGGAGGTCCCATCGGCGTCCCCCACCCTGACCCCGGCAGCGTGCCCAAGGTCGAAGAAAAGAAGGACCAGAAAGCCCAAGAACGGCTCCGCAAGGTCGTGATGCTTCTTGCGACGTTCGCGGTGAGCATCACCTACGTGGCCGGGCTGAGCACGCCGGGTGGCTTCTGGGACAGCACCGGGGGCAGCCACCGGCCAGGTGACGCCATCCTCAAGGAGCACCACAGCCTGCGCCTGACGGTGTTCCTGCTCTGCAACACCACGGCGTTTGTGGCGTCCCTGTTCATCATCATGCTGCTCATTATCAAGGTCAAAAAGCTGCACCAGAAGACAGCCCGGTCTCTTCAGCTTGCCCTCTACCTGTGCATTGTCGTCGCGTTGGTCGGCCTCGTCGTCGCATACGCTGCCGGCAGCTGCAGGCACACTGACACCACTATCTACGTACTCAGCCTGGTTGGCGCCGTTGTGGCATTCATCCTactcctctttctccatgcttactTCACTTCACCGTCAAAACTCTTGTCTTCCCGTTCCAGTCCAGCGCAACAAACTGCTGAAATTCAAAATAAGGAGACTGACGATAATGTCAG TGCTAGGGAGGCTCTCGACAAGGCTCGCTCTCTTGTTCTACTGCTCGCCACTCTTGCAGCCACCATCACCTACACAGCGGGGTTGAACCCGCCGGGTGGCCTTTGGCAGGATAATGGTGACAGGCACATGGCTGGCGACCCGATCCTTCTCACGACGGACGCTAGGCGGTACAGGATCTTCTTCTATTGCAACTCGGTTGCCTTGGTGGCCTCCTTGGTGGCCATCGTACTGGTCCAGACGGAACGTCTGGTCAAGCACCACGTGCTGGAGGCAGCCatgatattcgacctgtttggccTCATCGGTGCGTATGCCGCGGGAAGCTGCCGGGACGTGAACCACTCCATCTACGCCATGGCCTTGGCAGGCGCCGTCCTGGTCTATGTGGTGATCCATGTCATCTTCCTCACGCTGGATCACAAGGACAAGAAAGACGATGCCAAAGATCGTTTGTTGGAGAAGAGGCGCAAAAGATTGCTCCTCTTCGCGATCTTGGCGGCAACCATCACCTACCAAGCTGGCCTCACCCCTCCAGGCGGCTTCCTGCTCCAGGATGACGAGCTCGGGCACCATGCTGGCGACCCGGTCCTCCTGTACAACTACCCGCGCCGCTACAATGCCTTCTTTTACTGCAACTCGGTGAGCTTCATGTTGTCCATCTCCCTCATCCTCCTCCTGGTGAACCCCAACCTGTACAGGCCAGCCATACGAAGCAACGCACTGTCTGTTTGTACGGCGGTGGGCTTGTTTTGTTTGATGGGGGCCTACGCCGCCGGAAGTACGCAACACCTCAAGACATCCATCTACATCTTCGTGTTGGTGGCCGTGGTCCTCTTTGTTGCAGCCGGGCTGCTTCTAGTATTCTTGATGAAGGAGATCAATGGAAATGGCAATTCGGCAGCTGTGCCACCCATAGAACAAGATGAAGAACAAAAGAATTTTTTGATGAAGGAGATCAATGGAAATGGCAACTCGGCAGCTGTGCCACCCATAGAACAagatgaagaacaaaagaagaaggaggcagatgAAAGGAAGGAGAGTGAAGAAGAAAGGAAAAAGCACGTGAGGCGCAAGTACCTGATGCTGCTAGGCATCTTGGTGGCGAGCGTAACCTACCAGGCCGGCCTGGAACCGCCCGGCGGAGCGTGGCAGAGCAGCAGCAACGGGTACGAGGCGGGCGACCCAGTGATGCACGACAACAGGAGGCCCCGGTACCTTGCCTTCTTCTACAGCAACTCTGTTTCCTTCGTGGCTTCCATTGTTGTCATCATCATGCTGCTACCGCACTGGCTGCCAAACAACAAGGGAGAAGAATGGGAGGAATGGTCGCTTAGGGTGATGAACTGGACGATCATACTTGATTTGGTGGCTCTCCTAGGGTCCTATGCAGCCGGCTCCAACAGGGGGTGGAAGACGTCTGTGTATGTCTTCGCGCTCATCGTTGCCGTGCTGGGCTACTTTGCAATCCATTTGACGCTGTCATTCTTGTTCGACCGTAGGAAGAAACAGGGCAGCCAACCTCCAGTGTGA
- the LOC139832697 gene encoding uncharacterized mitochondrial protein AtMg00810-like codes for MDVSNAFLHGHLTEQVYCEQPTGFIDASHPGHVCLLSRSLYGLKQAPRAWSQRIASFRRLWDSQVTRSDASLFVYHHGDMTAYLLLYVDDIILTASSAALLQQLTLRLRDEFAIKDLGALHYFLGIEVTRRPDGFFLHQQKYAHELLERAGMLNCHPVATPVDTKAKVSALDGSPASDAPFYRSIVGALQYLTLTRPDLQYAVQQVCLHMHAPRDSHWTLVKRILRYIRGTTHLGLTLTASPSMEMVAYSDADWAGCPDTRRSTSGYCVYLGPSLVSWSSKRQPTVSRSSAEAEYRAVANAVAECTWLRQLLQELHHGVSRATVVYCDNVSAVYLSANPVHHRRTKHIELDIHFVRDQVALGQTRVLHVPTAQQFADVMTKGLPTSTFEEFRSSLCVSGDASTAGGC; via the coding sequence ATGGATGTCTCTAATGCGTTTCTTCATGGACACCTTACTGAGCAGGTCTATTGTGAGCAACCTACTGGCTTCATTGATGCTTCTCATCCTGGACATGTGTGCTTGCTCTCTAGGTCGCTCTACGGCCTCAAGCAAGCCCCTCGCGCCTGGTCCCAGCGGATCGCCAGCTTTCGCAGACTATGGGATTCTCAGGTTACTCGCTCGGATGCCTCGCTGTTTGTCTATCACCACGGTGACATGACTGCCTACTTGCTCCTGTACGTCGATGACATCATACTCacggcctcctccgccgctcTCCTTCAGCAGCTCACTCTCCGGCTACGTGATGAGTTTGCCATCAAGGACCTGGGCGCTCTTCATTACTTCCTTGGCATTGAGGTCACTCGGCGCCCTGATGGCTTTTTCCTTCATCAGCAGAAGTATGCCCATGAGTTACTTGAGCGCGCTGGTATGCTCAATTGTCATCCCGTCGCCACCCCTGTAGACACGAAGGCCAAGGTTTCTGCTCTCGACGGTTCTCCAGCGTCTGATGCTCCGTTCTATCGCTCTATTGTTGGAGCTCTCCAGTACCTGACGCTCACACGCCCAGACTTGCAGTATGCTGTTCAGCAGGTGTGTCTCCATATGCACGCTCCTCGTGATTCCCATTGGACGCTCGTCAAACGGATTCTCCGCTATATCCGTGGCACGACGCATCTGGGACTCACCCTCACAGCGTCCCCCTCTATGGAGATGGTCGCCTATTCGGATGCCGACTGGGCCGGCTGCCCCGACACTCGGCGCTCTACATCCGGCTACTGCGTCTACCTCGGTCCCTCACTAGTTTCCTGGTCCTCGAAACGACAGCCTACTGTTTCGCGCTCTAGCGCGGAGGCTGAGTACCGAGCTGTGGCCAACGCCGTTGCCGAGTGCACATGGCTTCGACAGCTGCTTCAGGAGTTGCATCACGGTGTGTCCCGCGCTACGGTTGTCTATTGTGACAACGTCTCGGCCGTATATCTCTCCGCCAACCCCGTTCATCATCgccggacaaagcacattgagctTGACATTCACTTCGTCCGCGACCAGGTTGCTCTCGGACAGACTAGGGTTCTTCATGTTCCGACTGCGCAACAGTTCGCCGATGTGATGACCAAGGGATTGCCGACTTCTACCTTTGAGGAGTTTCGTTCCAGTCTCTGTGTCTCTGGCGacgcttcgactgcgggggggtgTTGA